The Triticum aestivum cultivar Chinese Spring chromosome 7B, IWGSC CS RefSeq v2.1, whole genome shotgun sequence genome window below encodes:
- the LOC123160116 gene encoding chaperone protein dnaJ 16 isoform X1 has product MTGGGQRDQRFHDAAQARIPHHANQADTLKLVVADARLQRDVPVRRPQRKDLYEVLEVGRSATDEEIKKAFHRMALKYHPDKNGDDPVAFDIFLEIQFAHSILSDPSKRRQYDKSGFEAIESDRPKSDLDLSNLSPASTMFVALLSKFGVPIKTTVPVAVLKEALDRSVKVFQLQLGQSERRKVEKLSANYYAVDITERDAKAGLVCRVHSPDGSKFKLLYFTCEENGGLDLALKEDSVDTGNGTSAGMYFLGFPVYRFQHNYSPAVIKNSHTVLLKMLDSFQSCDVNELTPGTHYFAVYGDNFFRPASYIIEFMCGQSFSAEKEKLKNVEAMILAKQAAYREVSPNLTEMKRGYTKDMPTIDELLKERNEIHASFSTNNSPPTMQKKAKDHPTEGEHDNSGDKKTNGKKRLFPSFL; this is encoded by the exons ATGACTGGTGGTGGCCAACGCGACCAACGTTTTCATGACGCTGCTCAAGCACGGATCCCCCACCATGCAAATCAGGCCGACACGCTTAAGCTGGTGGTGGCGGATGCGAGGCTCCAGCGCGACGTTCCAGTGCGACGGCCGCAGAGGAAGGACCTCTACGAGGTGCTTGAGGTCGGCCGCTCCGCCACCGACGAGGAGATCAAGAAGGCCTTCCATCGCATGGCGCTCAA GTACCATCCGGACAAGAATGGCGATGACCCAGTGGCCTTTGACATCTTCCTGGAAATCCAATTCGCCCACAGCATTCTGTCAGATCCCAGTAAAAGGCGGCAGTATGACAAATCAGGATTCGAG GCTATTGAATCTGATAGACCGAAATCCGACCTGGACCTATCGAATCTTAGTCCAGCCAGCACCATGTTTGTGGCCCTGTTGAG TAAATTTGGTGTGCCGATTAAGACAACTGTTCCAGTAGCCGTTTTGAAGGAGGCTTTGGATAGGTCCGTTAAGGTTTTTCAGCTCCAGCTAGGACAATCTGAACGCAGGAAG GTGGAAAAGCTATCAGCCAATTATTATGCCGTGGACATAACAGAACGGGATGCTAAGGCGGGGTTAGTTTGCCGCGTGCACTCACCCGATGGAAGCAAATTTAAG TTGCTTTATTTCACGTGCGAAGAAAATGGAGGTCTCGACCTTGCACTGAAG GAGGACAGTGTGGACACCGGAAACGGTACTTCAGCCGGGATGTACTTTCTTGGGTTTCCTGTGTATCGATTTCAGCATAATTACTCG CCAGCTGTTATAAAGAATTCACACACGGTATTGCTTAAAATGTTGGATAGCTTCCAATCATGTGATGTTAATGAACTGACACCTGGAACCCACTACTTCGCTGTCTATG GTGACAATTTCTTCCGTCCTGCAAGCTATATCATCGAGTTTATGTGTGGTCAATCTTTCTCTgctgaaaaggagaagctgaaaaaCGTCGAAGCAATGATACTCGCAAAACAAGCTGCATATAGGGAA GTTTCACCAAATCTCACTGAGATGAAAAGAGGATACACCAAAGATATGCCAACG ATCGACGAGCTTCTCAAGGAAAGGAATGAGATCCATGCATCCTTTAGTACCAACAATTCACCTCCGACAATGCAAAAGAAAGCGAAGGATCATCCAACGGAGGGCGAGCATGACAATTCAGGTGATAAGAAAACTAACGGGAAAAAAAGATTGTTTCCAAGCTTCCTTTAA
- the LOC123160116 gene encoding chaperone protein dnaJ 16 isoform X2, producing MTGGGQRDQRFHDAAQARIPHHANQADTLKLVVADARLQRDVPVRRPQRKDLYEVLEVGRSATDEEIKKAFHRMALKYHPDKNGDDPVAFDIFLEIQFAHSILSDPSKRRQYDKSGFEAIESDRPKSDLDLSNLSPASTMFVALLSKFGVPIKTTVPVAVLKEALDRSVKVFQLQLGQSERRKVEKLSANYYAVDITERDAKAGLVCRVHSPDGSKFKLLYFTCEENGGLDLALKEDSVDTGNGTSAGMYFLGFPVYRFQHNYSPAVIKNSHTVLLKMLDSFQSCDVNELTPGTHYFAVYGDNFFRPASYIIEFMCGQSFSAEKEKLKNVEAMILAKQAAYREMHALVCRFHQISLR from the exons ATGACTGGTGGTGGCCAACGCGACCAACGTTTTCATGACGCTGCTCAAGCACGGATCCCCCACCATGCAAATCAGGCCGACACGCTTAAGCTGGTGGTGGCGGATGCGAGGCTCCAGCGCGACGTTCCAGTGCGACGGCCGCAGAGGAAGGACCTCTACGAGGTGCTTGAGGTCGGCCGCTCCGCCACCGACGAGGAGATCAAGAAGGCCTTCCATCGCATGGCGCTCAA GTACCATCCGGACAAGAATGGCGATGACCCAGTGGCCTTTGACATCTTCCTGGAAATCCAATTCGCCCACAGCATTCTGTCAGATCCCAGTAAAAGGCGGCAGTATGACAAATCAGGATTCGAG GCTATTGAATCTGATAGACCGAAATCCGACCTGGACCTATCGAATCTTAGTCCAGCCAGCACCATGTTTGTGGCCCTGTTGAG TAAATTTGGTGTGCCGATTAAGACAACTGTTCCAGTAGCCGTTTTGAAGGAGGCTTTGGATAGGTCCGTTAAGGTTTTTCAGCTCCAGCTAGGACAATCTGAACGCAGGAAG GTGGAAAAGCTATCAGCCAATTATTATGCCGTGGACATAACAGAACGGGATGCTAAGGCGGGGTTAGTTTGCCGCGTGCACTCACCCGATGGAAGCAAATTTAAG TTGCTTTATTTCACGTGCGAAGAAAATGGAGGTCTCGACCTTGCACTGAAG GAGGACAGTGTGGACACCGGAAACGGTACTTCAGCCGGGATGTACTTTCTTGGGTTTCCTGTGTATCGATTTCAGCATAATTACTCG CCAGCTGTTATAAAGAATTCACACACGGTATTGCTTAAAATGTTGGATAGCTTCCAATCATGTGATGTTAATGAACTGACACCTGGAACCCACTACTTCGCTGTCTATG GTGACAATTTCTTCCGTCCTGCAAGCTATATCATCGAGTTTATGTGTGGTCAATCTTTCTCTgctgaaaaggagaagctgaaaaaCGTCGAAGCAATGATACTCGCAAAACAAGCTGCATATAGGGAA ATGCACGCTTTGGTTTGCAGGTTTCACCAAATCTCACTGAGATGA